The proteins below are encoded in one region of Ornithinimicrobium avium:
- a CDS encoding ABC transporter ATP-binding protein, with product MLAVEDLSFAYERGGEELFGGLCHEFVPGAVTAVTGPSGRGKSTLLYVLGLMLTPTRGHVLLSGQEVSSAPDALRSRVRAHRIGFVFQDSALDPTRTVLDSVVEPALYAGWRLGRARERGRVLLEQMGVGARADHRPGEVSGGQAQRVAVCRALVTDPVVVLADEPTGNLDRDNAEGVLRALSAAAGGHGTHGEGDGIPRTVVVATHDPFVLEHADEVLAL from the coding sequence GTGCTGGCGGTGGAGGACCTGAGCTTCGCCTACGAGCGCGGCGGGGAGGAGCTCTTCGGCGGGCTGTGCCACGAGTTCGTCCCGGGTGCGGTGACGGCGGTGACGGGTCCGTCGGGGCGGGGCAAGTCGACGCTGCTGTACGTGCTGGGCCTGATGCTCACGCCGACCCGCGGGCACGTGCTGCTGTCCGGGCAGGAGGTGTCCTCGGCGCCCGACGCGCTGCGCTCCCGGGTGCGGGCGCACCGGATCGGCTTCGTCTTCCAGGACTCGGCGCTGGACCCGACCCGCACCGTGCTCGACTCGGTGGTCGAGCCGGCCCTTTATGCCGGGTGGCGGCTGGGCCGGGCGCGGGAGCGGGGCCGGGTGCTGCTGGAGCAGATGGGCGTCGGTGCCCGGGCGGACCACCGGCCCGGCGAGGTGTCCGGCGGGCAGGCGCAGCGGGTCGCGGTGTGCCGGGCGCTGGTGACCGACCCGGTCGTGGTGCTGGCCGACGAGCCGACCGGCAACCTGGACCGCGACAACGCCGAGGGCGTGCTCCGGGCGCTGTCCGCGGCGGCGGGCGGCCACGGCACCCACGGCGAGGGTGACGGCATACCGCGCACGGTGGTGGTGGCCACGCACGACCCCTTCGTGCTCGAGCACGCCGACGAGGTGCTGGCGCTGTGA
- a CDS encoding ABC transporter permease, whose product MRPWLFWREALATAWAAKVPSSLVLLLVATMCAATIATVGRTAAAEAQLLERLDSAGSRVLVVADARGDDLISATVVDQVAGLSTSERAVGTLIPVDVVNGVVGQGATRVPAWGVHGDLSAVATLTAGRWPGPGEAVVTEEAMTRLGLDDPVGWVAQASTTVVDDWSVVGSFEPRDPFGDYASGVLYVAPEGRALDAVHVVLTEADVAQVAQAQVLRLIDPPAPDSVTITSPVSLAQLQEQVTGDLASFGRTLLLGVLGAGALLVAIVTLADVLVRRADLGRRRALGATRATIVALVVLRTLIPALLGAAVGVAAGMAITGRLGAVPPWDFTTGTAVLALLAAVVAAVLPALYAATRDPVRVLRTP is encoded by the coding sequence GTGAGGCCGTGGCTGTTCTGGCGGGAGGCGCTGGCGACGGCGTGGGCGGCGAAGGTGCCCTCGAGCCTGGTGCTTCTGCTGGTGGCGACGATGTGCGCGGCGACGATCGCGACGGTGGGGCGCACGGCGGCGGCCGAGGCGCAGCTGCTGGAGCGGCTGGACTCGGCCGGGTCGCGGGTGCTGGTGGTGGCCGACGCGCGCGGGGACGACCTGATCTCGGCGACGGTCGTGGACCAGGTCGCGGGCCTGTCGACCTCCGAGCGGGCGGTCGGCACGCTGATCCCGGTGGACGTGGTCAACGGGGTCGTCGGGCAGGGCGCGACCCGGGTGCCGGCGTGGGGCGTGCACGGCGACCTGTCCGCGGTCGCGACGCTGACCGCCGGTCGTTGGCCGGGTCCGGGGGAGGCGGTCGTCACCGAAGAGGCGATGACCCGGCTGGGGCTGGACGACCCGGTCGGGTGGGTCGCGCAGGCCTCCACCACGGTGGTCGACGACTGGTCGGTCGTCGGGAGCTTCGAGCCGAGGGACCCGTTCGGCGACTACGCCTCCGGGGTGCTCTACGTCGCGCCGGAGGGCCGGGCCCTCGATGCGGTGCACGTCGTGCTCACCGAGGCCGACGTCGCCCAGGTCGCTCAGGCGCAGGTGCTGCGGCTCATCGACCCCCCGGCCCCGGACTCGGTGACGATCACCTCGCCGGTGTCGCTGGCGCAGCTGCAGGAGCAGGTGACCGGTGACCTGGCCAGTTTCGGGCGCACCCTGCTGCTCGGCGTGCTCGGTGCCGGGGCGCTGCTGGTGGCGATCGTGACCCTGGCCGACGTCCTCGTGCGCCGCGCCGACCTCGGCCGGCGCCGCGCGCTGGGCGCCACCCGTGCCACCATCGTCGCCCTCGTCGTCCTGCGCACCCTCATCCCCGCCCTGCTCGGTGCGGCGGTCGGTGTCGCCGCGGGTATGGCGATCACCGGCCGCCTCGGCGCCGTCCCGCCCTGGGACTTCACCACCGGCACCGCCGTCCTGGCCCTGCTCGCCGCGGTCGTCGCCGCCGTCCTGCCCGCCCTCTACGCCGCCACCCGCGACCCCGTCAGGGTGCTCAGGACCCCATGA